A window of Candidatus Binatia bacterium contains these coding sequences:
- a CDS encoding SAM-dependent chlorinase/fluorinase, whose protein sequence is MPSPLITLLTDFGSAEAFVGIMKGVMLSINPDARLVDLSHAVPPQHIMAGALLLRSAVPFFPQGTVHLVVVDPGVGSSRRPILIETDTGFLVGPDNGLLCPAAALMGRRVIRLIANETFFRHPVSRTFHGRDVFAPVAAHLSRGVAPEAFGSVIDSITELKVPEARCTGSTISGVVVHVDHFGNLVTNITAEALPRFPAQQVSVSITGTPVAGPVSAYTAVAEGSPLAIVGSWGTLEVAVRNGSAADMFAAAPGTPVTVVLESRDA, encoded by the coding sequence ATGCCTTCACCTCTGATCACTCTGCTGACGGATTTCGGCAGCGCGGAAGCTTTCGTGGGTATCATGAAGGGAGTGATGCTCAGCATCAATCCGGACGCTCGCCTCGTCGACTTGTCCCACGCGGTCCCGCCGCAGCACATCATGGCCGGAGCGCTCCTGTTGCGCAGCGCCGTGCCGTTCTTCCCGCAGGGCACAGTGCACCTCGTCGTCGTCGATCCCGGAGTGGGTTCGTCCCGGCGGCCGATTCTGATCGAAACCGACACCGGGTTCCTCGTCGGCCCGGACAACGGCCTGCTGTGTCCGGCCGCGGCGCTCATGGGCCGCCGGGTGATCCGCCTGATCGCCAACGAGACGTTCTTTCGGCACCCGGTCTCGCGGACGTTTCACGGGCGAGACGTCTTTGCGCCCGTGGCGGCGCACCTGTCGCGCGGTGTGGCACCGGAAGCATTCGGCTCGGTGATCGATTCGATCACCGAGCTCAAGGTTCCGGAAGCACGTTGCACCGGTTCGACGATCTCGGGCGTAGTGGTGCATGTGGACCACTTCGGAAATCTGGTGACAAACATCACGGCCGAAGCACTCCCGCGCTTCCCAGCGCAGCAGGTTTCGGTTAGCATCACCGGCACGCCCGTTGCCGGGCCGGTCAGCGCCTACACTGCCGTTGCGGAGGGTTCACCGCTCGCCATCGTGGGGAGTTGGGGAACGCTCGAAGTGGCCGTACGGAACGGCAGCGCGGCAGACATGTTTGCTGCGGCACCGGGAACGCCCGTGACCGTAGTCCTGGAGTCACGTGACGCATGA